A single window of Luteibacter yeojuensis DNA harbors:
- a CDS encoding SDR family oxidoreductase translates to MTTLAGKTLFITGASRGIGLAIALRAARDGANIVIAAKSNVPNPRLPGTIHSAAAEIEAAGGTALPLKVDIREEAEVRMAAATAAERFGGIDILVNNASAIWLAGVEGTPMKRFDLMHEVNTRGTFLATQACLPFLKDAENPHVLMLSPPPSIDPHWYAPHVAYTIAKFGMSHCVLGMAPEFAPLGIAVNALWPKTVIATAAIAMLGDTVKAENCRKPEIVADAAHAILTKPSRGFTGRFCIDEEILRAEGVADFDRYAVVPGKPLLPDLFL, encoded by the coding sequence ATGACCACCCTCGCCGGCAAGACCCTCTTCATCACCGGCGCCTCGCGCGGCATCGGCCTCGCCATCGCGCTGCGCGCCGCGCGCGACGGCGCCAACATCGTCATCGCCGCGAAGAGCAACGTGCCCAACCCGCGGTTGCCCGGCACGATCCATAGCGCGGCGGCCGAGATCGAAGCCGCGGGCGGCACCGCGCTGCCGCTCAAGGTGGATATCCGCGAGGAGGCCGAGGTGCGCATGGCCGCGGCCACCGCGGCGGAGCGTTTCGGCGGCATCGACATCCTGGTGAACAACGCGAGCGCGATCTGGCTGGCCGGGGTGGAAGGCACGCCGATGAAGCGCTTCGACCTCATGCACGAGGTGAACACGCGCGGCACCTTCCTCGCCACCCAGGCGTGCCTGCCGTTCCTCAAGGACGCCGAAAACCCGCACGTGCTGATGCTTTCGCCACCGCCCAGCATCGATCCGCACTGGTACGCGCCGCACGTCGCCTACACGATCGCCAAGTTCGGCATGAGCCATTGCGTGCTGGGCATGGCGCCGGAATTCGCCCCCCTGGGCATCGCCGTGAACGCGCTCTGGCCGAAAACGGTGATCGCCACGGCGGCGATCGCCATGCTCGGGGACACCGTCAAGGCGGAGAACTGCCGCAAGCCGGAGATCGTCGCGGACGCGGCGCACGCCATCCTCACGAAACCGTCACGCGGCTTCACCGGGAGGTTCTGCATCGACGAGGAGATCCTTCGCGCCGAGGGAGTCGCCGATTTCGACCGCTACGCCGTGGTCCCCGGGAAGCCGCTGCTGCCGGACCTGTTTCTATAG
- a CDS encoding sigma-54 interaction domain-containing protein — MSRGESTGRCVVWIGRPSVEEHFGLIRAGWRTLVADPARNGTELPECGDGAIAVVDLRTKAQAAVRILDDLRQTHPGIAWIGLTGAHTQAADPSVRHVLPHAFEIIDGPSSLGALRQALARVPGDPPLPRDDDAPSLLTGNSPAIRALSQNIRKFAPVELPLLITGETGTGKEMAARALHQLSARHAKPFAAINCGALPANLVQSELFGHERGAFTGATARRIGHFESADGGTVFLDEIGDLPLDAQTNLLRVLQEGTIERIGSCHSIKVDVRVLAATHVDLEKAVMQGRFREDLFYRLNVLRLRMPPLRERTGDIELLAQHFLDAFRESYGTRARAFSSSARKALNAFSWPGNVRELMNRVQRAAVIADDALITPEDLELSVDSPAGDRDSLGSARTSAEREAIVDCLRASAFNISECARRLRVSRVTVYRLCKKHQLALDQLR; from the coding sequence ATGTCGCGCGGGGAATCGACGGGTCGTTGCGTCGTCTGGATTGGAAGACCGAGCGTTGAAGAACACTTCGGACTGATCCGTGCGGGATGGCGCACGCTGGTGGCCGACCCGGCGAGAAACGGCACCGAGCTTCCCGAATGCGGCGATGGCGCCATCGCGGTCGTGGACCTCCGCACGAAGGCACAGGCCGCGGTGCGCATCCTCGACGACCTGCGCCAGACCCACCCGGGCATCGCCTGGATAGGGCTCACGGGCGCACACACGCAGGCCGCCGATCCGTCCGTGCGGCATGTGCTGCCGCACGCCTTCGAGATCATCGACGGACCGTCCTCCCTCGGCGCCCTGCGCCAGGCCCTGGCCCGCGTGCCCGGCGACCCGCCGCTCCCGCGCGACGACGACGCGCCCAGCCTGCTCACAGGCAACAGTCCGGCGATTCGCGCCCTGTCGCAGAACATCCGCAAGTTCGCACCGGTGGAGCTGCCCCTGCTCATCACCGGCGAAACCGGCACCGGCAAGGAAATGGCGGCGCGCGCCCTGCACCAGTTGTCGGCACGGCACGCGAAACCGTTCGCGGCCATCAACTGCGGCGCCTTGCCCGCGAACCTCGTCCAGTCCGAACTGTTCGGTCACGAACGCGGCGCCTTTACCGGTGCCACCGCGCGGCGGATCGGCCACTTCGAATCGGCCGACGGCGGTACCGTTTTCCTCGATGAAATCGGCGACCTGCCGCTGGATGCGCAGACCAACCTGCTGCGCGTACTGCAGGAAGGCACCATCGAGCGCATCGGCAGTTGCCATTCGATCAAGGTCGACGTGCGCGTGCTCGCCGCGACGCACGTCGACCTGGAAAAAGCCGTCATGCAAGGACGCTTCCGCGAGGACCTGTTCTATCGGCTGAACGTGCTCCGCCTGCGCATGCCGCCGTTGCGCGAACGCACCGGCGACATCGAGCTGCTTGCGCAGCACTTCCTCGATGCCTTCCGCGAGAGCTACGGGACCCGGGCGCGCGCGTTCAGCAGCAGCGCGCGCAAGGCGCTCAACGCGTTCTCCTGGCCGGGCAACGTGCGCGAGCTGATGAACCGCGTGCAGCGCGCCGCGGTGATCGCGGACGATGCGCTGATCACGCCCGAGGACCTCGAGCTCAGCGTGGACAGTCCGGCAGGCGACCGGGACAGCCTGGGCAGCGCGCGGACCTCGGCCGAACGCGAGGCGATCGTGGACTGCCTGCGCGCGAGCGCGTTCAACATCAGCGAATGCGCCCGTCGCCTGCGCGTCTCGCGGGTCACCGTCTACCGTCTCTGCAAGAAACATCAACTGGCCCTCGACCAACTGCGATAA
- a CDS encoding LON peptidase substrate-binding domain-containing protein, whose protein sequence is MAATTPALDLPLFPLSNVLFPGGHLQLRIFEPRYIDLVRECARTGRAFGVCMILEGREAGQPAVPAAVGTLATITDFHTREDGLLGIVAEGGLRFRVTRTRVRSDGQVRGDVATWREEDAIPLPPEFGLLATILERLAEQMAPPWRHDVAARSDDASWVGFRLSELLPLDPNECQHMLELDDPLQRLAELRDILPRFQRA, encoded by the coding sequence ATGGCCGCGACGACGCCCGCCCTCGACCTTCCGTTGTTTCCGCTTTCGAACGTCCTTTTCCCGGGCGGTCACCTGCAACTGCGCATCTTCGAGCCGCGCTACATCGACCTCGTGCGCGAGTGCGCGCGCACGGGTCGCGCATTCGGCGTCTGCATGATCCTCGAAGGGCGCGAGGCGGGGCAGCCCGCTGTCCCGGCGGCCGTCGGCACGCTCGCCACCATCACCGACTTCCACACCCGCGAGGATGGCCTGCTGGGCATCGTCGCCGAGGGCGGCCTGCGCTTCCGCGTGACGCGTACGCGCGTGCGTTCGGACGGCCAGGTACGCGGCGACGTCGCTACCTGGCGCGAAGAGGATGCGATCCCGCTGCCCCCGGAATTCGGGCTGCTGGCGACGATCCTGGAGCGGCTCGCCGAGCAGATGGCGCCACCCTGGCGGCACGACGTGGCGGCGCGCTCGGACGATGCCAGCTGGGTCGGCTTCCGCCTGTCCGAACTGCTGCCGCTGGATCCCAACGAATGCCAGCATATGCTCGAACTCGACGATCCCCTGCAACGGCTGGCCGAACTGCGCGACATCCTTCCGCGATTCCAGCGCGCCTGA
- the mpl gene encoding UDP-N-acetylmuramate:L-alanyl-gamma-D-glutamyl-meso-diaminopimelate ligase: MRVHILGICGTFMGGVAALARELGLRVEGSDANVYPPMSTQLEALGIELMQGYSAAHLTPAPDLVVVGNAMTRGNPAVEYMLDEGMRYISGPQWLGETLLGGREVLAVAGTHGKTTTTSLLAHLLESAGLSPGFLIGGVPGNFEVSARRGEGRPFVIEADEYDSAFFDKRSKFVHYRPRIAILNNLEYDHADIFPDVAAIQRQFHHLVRTVPGNGRLIVNAEDAYLADVLAMGAWTPVETFGIDAGDWRAELIAADGSHFRVLRAGEALGEVRWASLGRHNVMNALAALAAAAAAGADPVALLPAFADFASVKRRMEVVGTRRGITVYDDFAHHPTAIATTLAGLRAKLGDARILVALEPRSNSMRLGAHADALAPSLADADRVVFLHRPELAWDAGKVTAALDGRGSTASTVDGLVTALAAEAREGDHVVFMSNGGFEDAPRRFFATLDAR, encoded by the coding sequence ATGCGCGTCCATATCCTAGGTATCTGCGGCACCTTCATGGGTGGCGTCGCGGCGCTCGCGCGCGAACTCGGCCTCCGGGTCGAGGGTTCCGACGCCAACGTCTACCCGCCCATGAGCACCCAGTTGGAAGCGCTCGGCATCGAGCTGATGCAGGGCTACTCCGCGGCGCACCTCACGCCGGCGCCGGACCTCGTCGTGGTCGGCAATGCCATGACCCGCGGCAATCCGGCGGTGGAATACATGCTCGACGAAGGCATGCGCTACATCTCCGGTCCGCAGTGGCTTGGCGAGACGCTGCTCGGAGGGCGCGAGGTGTTGGCCGTGGCGGGTACGCACGGCAAGACGACCACCACGAGCCTCCTGGCGCACCTGCTCGAGTCGGCGGGGCTCTCGCCCGGATTCCTGATCGGCGGCGTGCCCGGCAACTTCGAGGTGTCCGCGCGACGCGGCGAAGGGCGGCCCTTCGTGATCGAGGCCGACGAATACGACTCGGCCTTCTTCGACAAGCGCTCCAAGTTCGTCCATTACCGCCCGCGGATCGCCATCCTCAACAACCTCGAGTACGACCACGCTGACATCTTCCCCGACGTGGCCGCGATCCAGCGCCAGTTCCACCACCTGGTCCGCACCGTGCCGGGCAATGGCCGGCTGATCGTCAACGCGGAGGACGCCTACCTGGCCGACGTGCTGGCGATGGGCGCATGGACGCCCGTGGAGACCTTCGGCATCGACGCCGGCGACTGGCGTGCCGAGCTCATCGCCGCCGACGGATCGCATTTCCGCGTCCTGCGCGCGGGCGAAGCGCTGGGCGAGGTCCGCTGGGCCTCGCTGGGCCGGCACAACGTGATGAACGCGCTGGCCGCCCTGGCCGCGGCCGCGGCGGCGGGTGCGGATCCCGTGGCCCTGCTTCCCGCCTTCGCGGACTTCGCCAGCGTGAAGCGGCGCATGGAAGTCGTGGGGACGAGGCGCGGCATCACCGTCTACGACGACTTCGCGCACCATCCCACGGCGATCGCCACGACCCTCGCCGGCCTGCGTGCGAAGCTGGGCGATGCCCGCATCCTCGTCGCCCTGGAGCCGCGCTCGAATTCCATGCGGCTCGGCGCGCATGCGGACGCGCTGGCCCCGTCGCTGGCCGATGCCGACCGCGTGGTCTTCCTGCATCGCCCGGAACTGGCATGGGATGCCGGCAAGGTCACGGCGGCCCTGGACGGCCGGGGAAGCACCGCATCCACGGTGGACGGACTGGTCACCGCTCTGGCCGCGGAAGCGCGCGAAGGCGACCATGTCGTCTTCATGTCCAACGGCGGTTTCGAGGACGCTCCCCGCCGCTTCTTCGCGACGCTCGACGCAAGGTAG